Within Bradymonas sediminis, the genomic segment GAGGGCCGCGAGCAGGCGATCGATATAGAGGGCATAAAGTTTAAGCGGAAAATGTTCGAGCGCGCGGACGTCTTTTCGCCGAAATAGAAGTTCCATCACGCGGAAGTTGAGCACCGAGGAGGCGAGGGCGGCCAGCCAGAAGGCGGCTTCCAGGGCGGCGGCGCCCGCGGGTAGCTTTCCGTCGGTCGTATTCATGCCGATGGCGGTCACCAGGTCCATCGGCGGGCGCAATAATCCGGGCGCCGCGGCGTGGCCGAGCAAGAGCAATCCGCCGACCAATACGGCGAGGACGGCCACCAAGACCGCCCAGTTGAGCGAGGATTGGGCGCCGACGCGATTTAGGATGCCGCGGCGGCGCGCTCGCATTAAGATGCGAAGGTGTGTCATAGAGGGGGTTCCGATGCGCCGTCGGATTGCGATGAATCCGGGCGCGCTGGAGTAGGGGAGACGCTTGCGTCGGCGTCCGCCGCGATATCTGAGAGGCGGGTCGCCGAAGTCTTCGATTTCTTTTTATCGCCGACATAGCGCGGCCGCGGGGTGCTTTTTTCCATCATTACGGAGCGAACCTCGCGATGAATTCCACGAATCCGCATTTCGGCGGTTGCTGCCAGCGGGCTGGTCGGATAGGAATCCAGAAATGCTTGATATCCGTCAAGCGCCGCACCATAGTGACCGCCGCGATAATGCTCCTCGGCGTATTCGAAGGCCTGGGTCTGGGTCTGTTGTGGATCTTCACACGCACTTGTTATCATGGGCACGCCAAATAAGATGGCCGCCAGAACAAGTTTCGCCAGGACACCAGCCAATTTTATAGACTCCGGCTTATCGCAGCCGAGACGTTGAGATCGCATCAAAGGGATTTGCCGAACGATGGAAAACGACATTAATAAGCCGTTGGATAACGAAAATAGCGCCGACTCGAATCAAGCCGATTACCACGCCGGTTTTGTGGCCCTGATCGGACAGCCCAATGTGGGCAAATCGACTCTGATGAATCGGATCCTCGGCGTCGACCTGGCGATTATCACCGCCAAACCGCAGACAACGCGCAACCGAATATTGGGGGTACGAAGCTTCCCTGACAAGGGGCAGATTGCTTTTGTCGACACCCCCGGGATTCACAAGGCGAAAAAGCAGCTCAACAAACGCATGGTCGCGACCGCGCTCAGCGCGATCACCGAGGTCGACCTGATCTGCCACGTCATCGACGCCGACGCGTATATCAAACAGACGGCGCGCCTGGGCAAGGATGAACTGCCGGCCTCCGACGCTTTTATCTTCCGAAAGCTCGCCGAGGTAAAGCAGCCGGTCTTCTTGATCCTCAACAAGGTCGACAAGCTCGACGCCAAAGAAGAGCTGCTGCCGATGATGCAGGATTTGAGCGAGCGTTTTGATTTCGCCGAGATCATCCCGATCAGCGCGCATAAGGGCGACAATATTCGCCGGCTGGTCGACATTATCTTGAGCCACCTGCCGGCCGACGGCCCGCTCTTCCCCGAGGATATGCTGACCGACCAGGCCGAGCGCTTTATCGCCGCCGAGTTTATCCGCGAGCAAATCCTCGAGCAGACCCACGAGGAAGTTCCCTATAGCGTGGCGGTTGAGATTGAGCGCTTCGTCGAGAACCGCGCCAAGAATATGCTCGAGGTCTCCGCGATCATTCATGTTGAGCGCAGCACTCAAAAGGGCATCGTGATCGGCAAGGGTGGGGCGCGACTGCAGTCGATTGGCATCAAGTCGCGCAAGCGCATGCAGGCCTTCTTTGGCAAGAAAATCTATCTGGAGACCTTCGTTCGGGTTGAATCCGAGTGGAGCGAGGACCCCGAAGCCCTCGGCCGATTCGGATACGAATAACCCCGTTGTTTTCGCAGTGATCTTTTTTACGCCGTATGTCTTCGAGCGCGCCGGTTGGCTCGCCCGGGGACTCGGCCCAAGAGTTGAAACGAAGTCATGAGTTTTTTAATTGCAATCGTCGGCCGTCCCAATGTTGGAAAAAGCCGGCTCTTTAATCGTCTCTCTAAGGCCGGTGACGCGATCGTCCACGACTCCGAGGGCGTCACGCGCGACCGGCAATACGCCGACGGCGAGTGGTATGACAAACGCTATACCGTCATCGACACCGGCGGGTTTGTCCCCGAGGCCCAGGCCGGCATGCTCGCGCAGATGCGCATCCAGGCGCAGGTCGCCATGGATGAGGCCGACGTGATTATCTTTATGGTCGACTCGCGCGCCGGCGTCGTGCCGGCCGACCGTGAGATCACCGCCATGCTGCGCCAGAGCACCAAGCCGGTGTTCTGCGCGGTCAACAAGATCGACTCGCCCCACCAGCCCGAGCAATATATGGGCGAGTTTTACCGCCTGGGCATGGAGTTATTTCCCATCAGCGCCGAGCACGGCCACGGCATCAGCGGGCTGATGGACACGATCAGCGCGCTTATCCCGAAGACTCGGGCCGAAGATGTCGCGCCTCCCTACGCGCGTGTCGCGGTGGTCGGTAAGCCGAACGCCGGAAAATCCAGCATGATCAACAAGTTGCTGGGGCAGGAGCGTCTGCTGACCGATAACGTCGCCGGCACCACCCGCGACGCCATCGACACGCATATCACCCGCGGCGACCAGGAGTATCTGGTCATCGACACGGCCGGCTTGCGGCGAAAGACCAAGATCTCGGAGACCCTCGAAGAATACGCGGTCTTCCAGGCCATCCGCAGCATCGACCGCAGCGACGTCGTGCTCTTCGTGGTCGACGCCATCGAGGGCATCACCTGGCAGGATAAAAAGATCGCCGACGTCATCCAAAACCGTGGCCGCGCCTGCGTCATCGTGGTCAATAAATGGGACCTCGTCGACAAGACGATCTCCACGGCCGACGAATATGTCGCCGCCATCGAGCGCGAGATGCCGTTTATGGCGTTTGCCCCGGTCGTCTTCGTCAGCGCGCTGTCGGGCCAGCGCGTCCACAAAATTTTCGAATACGTGGACCGCGCGTTCGACCAATTTAATATGCGTATCTCGACCGCCGAGACCAACCGCTTCCTGGAGCAAGCCCTCGGCCAGCATAGCCCGCCGATGCATAAGAAACGCCCGGTGAAGTTCTATTACGCATCCCAGGTCGCCACGCGCCCGCCGACGTTTTTGTTCTCGGTCAACCGCGCCGACGGCGTCAAGCCGTCCTATCGCCGCTATCTCGTGAATAAACTGCGCGAGATCTATGGCTTCGAAGGGACGCCGATTCGCACGGTACTTCGCGGGCGAGATCAGGATAAGAAATAGGCGATTATTTCGCTGCATAAATAAGGCCCCCGATAGCGCAAACGCCTATCGGGGGCCTTTTTTTGTTGATTTGCGTGGCGTCTGCCACGAAACCCGCGCCCGGGGATTGGCGGCCGCGCGATCAATTTTTAGCGCGCACCCTAGCACGTCGCGCCTATCCGCCGCCAGCCGGCGCGGCGCCAAGAAACACCGCTCGACGACCTCGCCGCGCCCGTCATCCTTCACCCTCTCGTTGACATTCGCGCTGATTTCTAGCTACAAGCGCGTTGGTCAATTATTTGCGTATTATCGATATGATGAGTCGCGATGATGAGATACGCGGATTGCGCATATCGTAGCTAACCAGGAATGAATTATGATTGGACTTCGAAATACATCAAAGACGGCGCGTGCCGGGCTTGCGATGTTGTTATTGTTGGGCCTGACCGGGCTGGCTGCCTGCGATAAAGGTGGCGGAGAGAAGAAGCCGGAGAGCAGCGCGACGGCCGAGAAATCGGCCACCGATGACGGCTTTCGCGCGGGCTCCAAGGCCGACTCGTTCACCTTCGTCGTCGCCGCGGACCCCGAGACCTTCGACACCGCGAAGATGACCGGCGCGCCGGAAGGGCGCATCGCGATGCAGCTCTTCGAGGGCCTGCTCATTCCCGGGCCGACCACCGAAGGACTCGACGACCCCAAAGACCTGATGCGCCCCGGCGTGGCGAAGTCCTACGACATCAGCGAAGACGGCAAGACCTACACCTTCCACCTGCGCGAAGACGCGAAATGGTCCAACGGCGAGCCCGTGACCTCCGCTGATTTCGTCTACTCCTGGAAGCGTATTCTGACGCCGGGCTTCCCCGCCGATTACGTCTCGATGCTCTATGTCATCAAGGGGGCCGAGGCTTATAACAAGTCCAAGCCCGAAGAGGCCGATTGGGAGACCGTCGGCATCCGCGCCCCGGACGCCAAGACCCTGGAAGTCGAGCTCAATAACCCGACGCCGTTCTTCCCGGAGCTGACCGCGTTTTATACCTTCTTCCCGGTGCCCGAGAAGGCCGTCGAGGAGTTCGGCGACGAGTGGACGCGCCCCGAGAATATCATCACCAACGGCGCCTACGAGATGACGTCGTATATCTCGCAAAAAGAGATCAAGCTTAAGAAGAGCGAGCATTATTGGGACGCCAAAAACGTCGCCATCAATGAGGCGATGGTCCGCATCATTCCGGATCGCAACGCCGTCACCAACGCGTACCGCGCCCAGGAGTTGCACTGGAGCGGCACCAGCCTGCCGGTCAGCCAGATCGCGGACTTCATCACCCACCCCGACTACCGTCGTGACCCGCTGCTCGGCGTCTACTACCTGCGCGTGAACGTCTCCAAAGAGGACTCGCCGCTGGCCAACGCTGACGTGCGCCGCGCGCTGTCCTACGCCACCGACCGCAGCTCGCTGGTCGACGACGTGCTCAGCGGGCTCTACGAGGCCGCGAACTCCTACGTCCCCAATAATATGCCGGGCTATGAGTCGACCACGACGGTTGACTACAACCCCCGTAAGGCCGCAGAATCGCTTAAGAAAGCCGGATACGGCGAAGGCGGAAAGGCGATGCCGAAGATCACGCTTTTGTATAACTCCGACGAGAACCATAAATTGGTCGCCGAGTCGATTCAGAAGCAGTGGAAGTCCAACCTCGGCGTCGAAATCGAGCTGGTCAACAAGGAATGGAAGATCTATTTGCAGGATATCGATAACCTGAATTACGATGTCGCGCGCGCCGGCTGGATCGGCGACTATAACGACCCGATGACCTTCCTTGAGATGTTCAAGACCGGTGACGGCAATAACGACACCGGCTGGTCGAGTGAGAAATACGACGGCCTTTTGGAGGCCGCGCGTGCCGAGGCCGACCCGGCCAAGCGCGTCAAAATTCTGCAAGAAGCTGAGACCATTTTGGTGACCGAGGGGCCGATTATCCCCATCTATTTCTACACCAATAATGTGCTCGTCTCGCGCGACGTGAAAGGCCTTGAGCCGCACAACCGCGACATTCATCTCCTCAAATATATGAGTCTATCCGAGTGAGTCGATTCATTTTAAAACGTCTGATCGGCAGTGTTTTTGTGCTGCTGACCATCGTGACGCTGGCGCTGTGGATTACGCGCATGGCGCCGAGTAATCCGTGTCTCAAAGAGCGTGCGACCAATACCTGCGGGTGCATTGCGGTAAACAAATTGGATCGACCGGTGTTCCCGGTCTATACAAGCGTTCCGCTGGAGCCGGTGGAGGCGTGCGACGCCTGGGAGCCGGCCTCCGAGGTGACGCTTGGGCCGATCCATATTTTGACCTCGGGTTGGGGCGATACGCAATATGCGCATTATATGATCCCGTTATTGACCAGCTTTGACCTTGGCCAGAGCATGAAGACGGACCGAGGCGTCGGCGAGACGCTGTGGGCAGCGCTTCCTTATACGCTGCAACTGGGTCTGCAAGCGCTCTTCGTGGCGCTTCTGATCGGCGTGCCGGCCGGGCTCTATGCCGGGCTGCGCCAGAACACGATGGCCGACTACTCGACCATGACCCTGGCGATGATCGGCGTGAGCATCCCGAACTTCGTGCTCGGGCCGCTCTTGATCATGTTCTTCGCGCTGGACCTGGGCTGGTTCCGCCCCAACGGGTGGGATAGCTGGGTCGACAGCGTGCTGCCGAGCATCACGCTCGGGCTGTATTATGCCGCCTATATCGCGCGCCTGACGCGCGGCGGTATGCTCGAAATTATCCGCAAAGACTTCATCCGAACCGCGCGCGCCAAGGGGCTGACCGAGCACGCGGTGGTCGTCGCCCACGCCATGCGCGGGGCGATTTTGCCGGTGGTCAGCTATATGGGCCCCGCGGTCGCGGCGCTCCTGGCCGGCTCGGTTGTCGTCGAAGAAATCTTCAACCTCCCGGGCGTCGGCAAGCTCTTCGTGCGCGCCGCGCTCAATCGCGACTATAATATGGTCCTGGGAACCGTCATTTTGTACTCCACGGTTTTGGTCTTCCTGAACCTCCTCGTCGACATTCTTTATACGGTCATTGACCCGCGGGTGAGCTATGATTGATCCGCAAGCAAAAGAAGACGCAGGCGGGGCAGACGTCCAACTCGTGGTCGGAACCAGCCTGTGGAAGGACGCCTTCCGCAGACTGCGCAAAAATAAGGCCGCGATGGCCGGCCTTTTGGTCGTCGCGTTTATGGCGATTTGCGCGCTGGCTTACCCGGTCATCTCTAGCTCGATCACCCGCTTTTCGCTCGACGAGCAGCACTTATTCGTCGTGCCAAAACCGCCGGGCGCGCGCAGCGTTCCCTCGACCTACTATAAGATGATGCCCCCAGAAGGGGACCTCGCCTTCGAGAAGGTCGACCGGGACGGTGACGGGTTTATCACCGAGCAAGAGATCGAAGAGGCCTATCGGCGCTACGAATTCGCCCAGGTCGACACCGACGGTGACGGGTTTCTCACCTACGAAGAATATGTGAACGCGCCGCTGAGCCTCGCGCCGCCGGAGTTCATCCCGGATTGCGCGAAGTGGAAGATCGCCAAGAAAAGCATGGCGCCGCCCGAGAATCGCTATGTCTTTGAGTGCGACGCGAACGAAGACGGCCTGATGGCCTATGAGAACGCGGGGAAACTCGTCGCGCTGGTGAGCGCGAGCGAGGCGCGAAATATCCTCAACCGCTTCGACGCCGACCACGACCTGGGGCTTAATCAGCAGGAGTATATCGGCCTGCCGCGCCCCGAGATCAACCGCCTCGGCACCGACAAGCTCGGCCGCGACCTGCTCACCCGTCTTGTCTACGGCGCGCGCATCTCGCTGGCCGTCGGCCTGCTCGCCACGCTCGTGTCGCTGCTGATCGGCGTGAGCTGGGGCGCGACCGCCGGGTTCCTGGGCGGAAAGGTCGACAATATCATGATGCGCATCGTCGACGTCATGTACGGCATGCCCTTTATGATCCTGATTATCCTTTTGGTGTCGGTCTTCGGCTCGGATATCGTGATCCTCTTCGTCGCGCTCGGGGCCATTCAATGGCTGACGATGGCGCGTATTGTGCGCGGGCAGGTCATCAGCCTCAAAGAGCAGGAGTTCGTCGAGGCCGCGCGCTGCATCGGCGTGTCGACCCCCGGGATCATCTTCAAGCACCTCATCCCCAACGCGCTCGGCCCCATCATCGTCTACACGACGCTGACGGTCCCGGCGGTCATGTTGGAAGAAGCCTTCTTGAGCTTCCTTGGCCTGGGTATCCAGGCGCCACTGACCTCATGGGGAGCCCTGGCAAGCGAAGGGCGTCAGATCATGCGCACCGCGCCGTGGGTCATCCTCGCCTCGGGTGGTGCTCTGGCCGTCACGCTGATGAGCCTGAACTTTTTGGGCGATGGCCTGCGCGACGCCCTGGACCCCCAGATCCGCAAGGACTGAGCTCCGGGATTGTGGGCCGCCGACACCGGCGGCCTAATTTGACTCATTTTAGTACGCAGCATTTTTAAGGAATCGGCGATTATGACCGAAGTATCCGAGAAAACCGAAGTCCAAACGAGCACTACTTCGCCTGGCGAAGACGAGCGTCCCAAGATCCTCGACGTGCGCAATCTCAAGACCCATTTTAGCGTCGACGGCGGCACGGTCCGCGCGGTTGACGGCGTGAGCTTTTCGGTGCGCCGCGGCGAGTCCGTGGGCATCGTCGGAGAGTCCGGGTCGGGTAAGTCGGTCACCCAGATCTCGATCCTCGGGCTTATCCCGACGCCTCCCGGCCGAATCGCCGGCGGCGAGATTTTCTTCCAGGGCGAAGACCTGCTCAAGAAGTCGAAGAGCGAGATGCGAAAGATCCGGGGCAACCAGATCTCGATGATCTGGCAGGACCCGATGACCAGCTTGAACCCCTTCTTGCGCATCTCGCGCCAGCTCATGGAGCCGCTGCGCATCCACAAGGGCATGGACAAGGTCGAGGCGCGCAAAAAGGCCATCGAGATGCTCGAGAAGGTCGGCATCCCGGGCGCCGCCCAGCGTATCGACCAATATCCGCATCAATTCTCGGGCGGTATGCGCCAGCGCGTCATGATCGCCATGGCGCTGCTGTGCGAGCCTGCGCTGCTCATCGCCGACGAGCCGACCACCGCGCTCGACGTGACCATTCAGGCGCAGATCCTCGAGCTTATCAAGAGCCTGCGCACCGACTTCGGCACCAGCGTCGTCACCATCACCCATGACCTGGGCGTGGTCGCCGGCATCTCGGACCGCGTCATCGTGATGTACGCCGGGCGCATCATGGAAGAGGCCGCCGCCGACGACCTCTTCTATCATCCGGCCCATCCCTACACCGTCGGCCTGCTTAAGAGCGTGCCGCGCCTGGACCGGGGCCGCGTCGAAGAGTTGATCCCGATCGAGGGTCTGCCGCCCGATACCTCCAAAGATATCCCCGGCTGCCCCTTCGCCGACCGCTGCTCCTGGGCGGTCGACAAATGTCGCCAGAAATTCCCCGAGCCGGTCGAATTTGAAGACGGACACCGCTCCTATTGCTGGCGCGCCAAAGAAGTCTACGCCGCCAAATTGGGCACCCGCTCCGCCCCCGGCCACGCCCACGCGGTCGAGGCACGGATTCGCGCCGGCGGCAGCATCGAATTAGACGCAACGAACGCATCACAGAAGGACCAGGGAGGCGACGATGTCTGAAGTAATGGCCGAGAGCGAAAAGAAATCGACGGCGACTGACAAGGACGCAAAAGTCACCCCCGACACCCAGAAGGCAGCGACCCAAGAGGCCGCCGAGAAGCCCGCGCTCGCCGCGAATAAGAAGACGGCTGGCGCCAAGCCCGACGCCAAGGCGCTGGTGCGCGTCGAGGGCCTCAAGATGCACTTCCCGGTGTATAAGGGTCTCTTTGTGCGCAAAGAAGTCCGCCGCGTGCGCGCGGTCGACGGGTTGACCTTCGAGATCTACGACGGCGAGACCCTGGGGCTTGTCGGCGAGTCGGGGTGCGGTAAATCGACCACCGGGCGCTCGATTATCCAGCTCTATACGCCCACCGAGGGCAGAGTCTTCTTCGAAGACGAAGACCTCACGAAGTTGAGCCCGGCCGAGATGCATAAGAAGCGTCGCGATATCCAGATGATCTTCCAGGACCCCTACGCCTCGCTGAACCCGCGAATGACGGTCGGCGATATCATCGCCGAGCCGCTGCGCGTGCATAATCTGGCCAAGGGCGACGAGGTCGACCGCCAGGTGCAGGAGTTGATGACCATCGTCGGGCTCGACCCGCGCTACGTGCGCCGCTATCCGCACGAGTTTTCGGGTGGGCAGCGCCAGCGCATCGGCGTGGCGCGCGCGCTGGCGAGCAAGCCGAAATTCATCGTCGCCGACGAGCCGATCAGCGCCCTGGACGTGTCCATTCAGGCGCAGATCATGAACCTGCTCAACGATCTGCAAGAAGAGTTCGGCCTGACCTACCTCTTCATCGCCCATGACCTCGCCGCGGTGCGCCATATCTCGGACCGCATCGCCGTGATGTACCTGGGGCGCATGGCCGAGCTCACCGACGCCGACACCCTCTACGAGAAACCGCTGCATCCCTATACCGAGGCGTTGATCTCGGCTGTGCCGATTCCCGACCCCGAGGTCGAGGCGACGCGCAAGCGCATCGTGCTCGAGGGCGACGTCCCAAGCCCGCTGAACCCGCCGTCGGGCTGTGTCTTCCACACCCGCTGCCCTTACGCCTTTGAGCGCTGCAAAAAGGACGTCCCGGATTTTCGAGAGGTCGAGCCGGGCCACTGGGTCGCCTGCCATCTGACTGACGAGCCGGAGCGCCGCGACGGCGTCGACCCGACTGAGAGCTGATATTTCGATCATTTTAAGGGGTGCGGCTTCTTGTCTTTAGCGATACACTAACGCAACTAGCATTGCGTTAGTGTATCGCCTGTTGGGATGTGTCGATGAATAGAAAACGTCAAATCAGGCGGTTCTTAGAAGCACCTGCCGTGGAAGTCGTGATCGCGCTCCTTATCGTGATCTCAGTCGGACTCCTCTTTGTGGAAGTCGGCACACCTACCGACTCGCCCGATTACGCCAAAATTGTCTTCATCAACGACCTGCTCACGCTGGGATTTATCGGCGAGCTCTTTTTGCGATTTTACGCGGAGCCGCGAAAGGAGCGCTTCTTTCGCAAATGCTGGTACGATATCCTCGCCGTGTTGCCGGCGCTGCGCATCCTGCGCGTGTTTCGCATGCTGCGCCTGTTGCGCCTATACCGGGTGAGCCTGCTGGCGATGGAGCGGCTAAAGGAGCGCTCCGGGCTCTTTAAGGTCGTGCGCGTCGAATATCTGATGATTGCCCTGGGGCTATTCACCGCGACGCTGATGGGTGGCCTGTCGATGCGGGTCGCCGAGGGCGGCTATAACGGCGAATTTGGCACATTCGAGCAGACCCTCTGGTACGCGGTGATGACGATTATCGCCGGCGAGCCCACCGGCGGTGACCCGACCAGCTCGCTGGGGCGTTTTATCACGCTCTCGTTGATGATCACCGGCCTGACGTTATTTGCCGTCCTCACCGGTACGGTGTCGGCCGTCATGATCGATTTGCTCAAAGACATAAGGATCAGTGGAATGGAACTCGAAGACTTAGACGAACACGTCATTATTTGCGGCTGGAATCCGTCGGGGAGCGTCATTCTCTCCGAGCTATTGCACGACCATAAAAAGAGCGATCCCTCAAAGAAGAGGCGCTCGCGCAGGCGAAAGAAGAAGTCCGACTTGGACACCAAGCAATATGTCATTATCTCGGAGGCCGACTCGGTATGCGTCGACGAGGTGGTGTCGCAGCACCCGGGCCGGGTGATGACGATGGTGGGGGATTATACGCGGCTGGAGGTGCTCAAGCGGGCGCGCATCGAGCGCGCGAGCACCGCGATTCTGTTGGCCGACGCGACCATCCCCGGGCGCTCCGCCCAGGACCAGGACGCGCGCAGCGTGCTCGCCGCGATGCTGGTGGAGAAGGCCGGCTCAGATATCTACACCATCGTCCAGCTCAATAACCGCGACAACGAGACGAGCCTCAAGGGCATGGGGGTCGAGGAGATTATCGTCAGCGAGGAATACGTCGGCAACCTGGTCGCGACGATGACCCGGAATAAGGGCATCGTTACAATTTTGGATGATTTGCTCACCGCCAAATACGGCGAGCAATTCTTCCGCGAGGAGATCCCCGCCGAGATGGTGGGCATGGACGTCGGCGAAGCGATTCCGCACCTGAAGCGAAATTACGACGCTATTTTGATCGCGGTGGACTTGAATAACGGAAATTGCGGGCGGGATGGTTTTTTGGTCAACCCGCCCGTTGATTTTAAGCTCGAGGCCGGGCACCGGCTATTTGTCGCGGCGCCCGAGTCCCTGAGCTAAGGCGGCGCCTTATTTGCCGCGCGCTTCGAGCCAGCCGGTGTGGAAGTCGCCGGCGACGAAGTCTTCGTCCCTCAAGAGCTCGGCGTGCATCGAGAGATTGGTGACCAATTCCTCGATTTGGTACGCGTCGAGCGCGCCGCGCATGCGCGCGATGGCCTCGTCGCGGTCCGCGCCGTGCGTGATGAGTTTGGCGAGCATCGGGTCATAATAGGGGGTGACCTCGGAGTCGGCGTGCACGCCGGAGTCGACGCGCACGCCCGGGCCGCTTGGCTCCGTGTAGGCGCCGATATGCCCCGGGGCGGGCATAAATTTTTTGGCCGGGTTCTCGGCGTAGATCCGACACTCAATCGCGTGCCCGCTGATCGTAAGCGCGTCCTGCGACATCGGCAGCGACTCGCCGAAGGCCACCCGAATCTGCCACTCCACCAGGTCGACGCCGGTGATCTCCTCGGTCACCGTATGCTCGACCTGAAGGCGGGTATTCATCTCGATAAAATAGAAGCTTGCGTCTTCGCCGACGATAAACTCGAGCGTGCCGGCGTTGGTATATTCGGTCGCGTTGACCAGGGCGAGGGCGGCTTCGGTCATGCGCGCGCGCAGGTTGATATCCTCGTGTTTCGAGACGAAAGGCGAGGGTGCTTCTTCGATCACTTTTTGGTGGCGCCGCTGCACGCTGCACTCGCGCTCAAAAAGATGCACGGCGTTGCCGTGGGTATCGGCGATGACCTGCACCTCGATATGACGTGGGTTTTGGATATAGCGCTCGATATAAATCGTGTCGTCGCCAAAGGACGACATCGCGCGGCGCTGGCAGGACTGGTAGGCCTTGCGCAATTTCTTCTCATTCTTGGCGACCTTCATGCCGATGCCGCCGCCACCTGCCGCCGCCTTGACGAGCACCGGGTAACCCAACTCCTCAGCAGCCGCGACCGCGGCGTCTTCATCGGCGACCGGACCCGGCGAGCCGGGGACCACCGGGACACCGGCCTTCTCAGCGACCGTGCGCGCCTGGGCCTTGTCGCCCATGAGCTCCATGACCTGCGAGCGCGGGCCGATAAAGACGATGCCGGCCTGCTCGACCATCTCGACAAAGCGCGCGTTCTCGCTGAGCAATCCGTAGCCCGGGTGCACGGCCTGCGCGCCGCTTTCTTGGGCGACCCGCAGAATCCGCTCCATATTAAGATAACTCTTTCCCACCGGCGCCTCGCCGATCAGATGCGCCTCGTCAGCCAAGCGCACATGCGCCGCGTCGGCGTCCGCGTCGCTATACACCGCAATGGTGTGAATCCCCATGCGCTGACAGGTGCGGATCACACGAACGGCGATTTCGCCACGATTGGCAATCAGAATTTTATCGAACATTTTTATCCTATTTTTAGAGGCGCGGCGGGTCTTTCGGCGCGATGTGGTTGGGGTGCTTATGGGCAGAAGATATTGTTGCTCTGAGTTAACATAGCGGGGCGATTTGCGTCAATTTCGAGGCATCTCATTGGGGCGTGACGTTTGTCCCTGCGGGTCTGTGAAGCGCCCCGCGGGAGCAACCGTAGATCTTCCCCACTGGCGAAGATGTCGCGCAGCGGCAGAAGGGGGGCTGCGTACCCGCAAAGCGTCCCCCACCGCCGACGCGGCAATCTTAAAATGACGAAGATGTCGCCGCCTCGCCCACCCCGAAGACCGAAATCGCGCTGATTGAAACGGAATACTCAACTTCGGGGTCGAGCCCTTCGATGACGTGTTCGGTGGCCGCCGGGTCGAAGACGAGGTAATCGGCCGGGCCGTCGACCTGCGCTGCTGGTTCAATGGTGACGCGGTAATCGAGGATCTTCGCGTCAGCGGGCGCAGTCCACGAAAGCGTGGCGCTGTCATCGGCGCGGGTGACCTCAACGTCGGTGGGCGCGGTGGGTGGATCGTGTTGTGGCGACCAGGAGAGTCTTCCGACTGGCTTGGTGAGCGGTGCCCAACCGTCGGCGATTGTCTTCGAATCGCGGTCGATAATCAAAAGATAGGGGCTCTCGGCAGAGCTTATCG encodes:
- the era gene encoding GTPase Era; the protein is MENDINKPLDNENSADSNQADYHAGFVALIGQPNVGKSTLMNRILGVDLAIITAKPQTTRNRILGVRSFPDKGQIAFVDTPGIHKAKKQLNKRMVATALSAITEVDLICHVIDADAYIKQTARLGKDELPASDAFIFRKLAEVKQPVFLILNKVDKLDAKEELLPMMQDLSERFDFAEIIPISAHKGDNIRRLVDIILSHLPADGPLFPEDMLTDQAERFIAAEFIREQILEQTHEEVPYSVAVEIERFVENRAKNMLEVSAIIHVERSTQKGIVIGKGGARLQSIGIKSRKRMQAFFGKKIYLETFVRVESEWSEDPEALGRFGYE
- the der gene encoding ribosome biogenesis GTPase Der, producing the protein MSFLIAIVGRPNVGKSRLFNRLSKAGDAIVHDSEGVTRDRQYADGEWYDKRYTVIDTGGFVPEAQAGMLAQMRIQAQVAMDEADVIIFMVDSRAGVVPADREITAMLRQSTKPVFCAVNKIDSPHQPEQYMGEFYRLGMELFPISAEHGHGISGLMDTISALIPKTRAEDVAPPYARVAVVGKPNAGKSSMINKLLGQERLLTDNVAGTTRDAIDTHITRGDQEYLVIDTAGLRRKTKISETLEEYAVFQAIRSIDRSDVVLFVVDAIEGITWQDKKIADVIQNRGRACVIVVNKWDLVDKTISTADEYVAAIEREMPFMAFAPVVFVSALSGQRVHKIFEYVDRAFDQFNMRISTAETNRFLEQALGQHSPPMHKKRPVKFYYASQVATRPPTFLFSVNRADGVKPSYRRYLVNKLREIYGFEGTPIRTVLRGRDQDKK
- a CDS encoding peptide ABC transporter substrate-binding protein codes for the protein MIGLRNTSKTARAGLAMLLLLGLTGLAACDKGGGEKKPESSATAEKSATDDGFRAGSKADSFTFVVAADPETFDTAKMTGAPEGRIAMQLFEGLLIPGPTTEGLDDPKDLMRPGVAKSYDISEDGKTYTFHLREDAKWSNGEPVTSADFVYSWKRILTPGFPADYVSMLYVIKGAEAYNKSKPEEADWETVGIRAPDAKTLEVELNNPTPFFPELTAFYTFFPVPEKAVEEFGDEWTRPENIITNGAYEMTSYISQKEIKLKKSEHYWDAKNVAINEAMVRIIPDRNAVTNAYRAQELHWSGTSLPVSQIADFITHPDYRRDPLLGVYYLRVNVSKEDSPLANADVRRALSYATDRSSLVDDVLSGLYEAANSYVPNNMPGYESTTTVDYNPRKAAESLKKAGYGEGGKAMPKITLLYNSDENHKLVAESIQKQWKSNLGVEIELVNKEWKIYLQDIDNLNYDVARAGWIGDYNDPMTFLEMFKTGDGNNDTGWSSEKYDGLLEAARAEADPAKRVKILQEAETILVTEGPIIPIYFYTNNVLVSRDVKGLEPHNRDIHLLKYMSLSE
- a CDS encoding ABC transporter permease; this translates as MSRFILKRLIGSVFVLLTIVTLALWITRMAPSNPCLKERATNTCGCIAVNKLDRPVFPVYTSVPLEPVEACDAWEPASEVTLGPIHILTSGWGDTQYAHYMIPLLTSFDLGQSMKTDRGVGETLWAALPYTLQLGLQALFVALLIGVPAGLYAGLRQNTMADYSTMTLAMIGVSIPNFVLGPLLIMFFALDLGWFRPNGWDSWVDSVLPSITLGLYYAAYIARLTRGGMLEIIRKDFIRTARAKGLTEHAVVVAHAMRGAILPVVSYMGPAVAALLAGSVVVEEIFNLPGVGKLFVRAALNRDYNMVLGTVILYSTVLVFLNLLVDILYTVIDPRVSYD
- a CDS encoding ABC transporter ATP-binding protein; the protein is MTEVSEKTEVQTSTTSPGEDERPKILDVRNLKTHFSVDGGTVRAVDGVSFSVRRGESVGIVGESGSGKSVTQISILGLIPTPPGRIAGGEIFFQGEDLLKKSKSEMRKIRGNQISMIWQDPMTSLNPFLRISRQLMEPLRIHKGMDKVEARKKAIEMLEKVGIPGAAQRIDQYPHQFSGGMRQRVMIAMALLCEPALLIADEPTTALDVTIQAQILELIKSLRTDFGTSVVTITHDLGVVAGISDRVIVMYAGRIMEEAAADDLFYHPAHPYTVGLLKSVPRLDRGRVEELIPIEGLPPDTSKDIPGCPFADRCSWAVDKCRQKFPEPVEFEDGHRSYCWRAKEVYAAKLGTRSAPGHAHAVEARIRAGGSIELDATNASQKDQGGDDV